GCGATCGATGCCCTGGGGACTCAGAAAGCCATTGCCGAGCGAGTCGTCGATGGGGGTGGGGATTTCGTATTGGCACTCAAAAGGAACCAGGAGAAATTGCTCGATGGCGTCGAAGATTACCTCGTCGAACAAATGGAGAAGGACTTTGCGGATGTCAAAGCTCGCCGACGGGTCGCGCAAGAAACGGGCCATGGTCGTACCGAGACGCGGGAATATATCCAGTTAGAGGCTCCCAGTACCTTGCCCGGCTTGAAGCATTGGAAGAAACTGAAAACCATCGGTCTGGTGCATTTGACGTCCCTTCGCAACGGCCAGGAAACCACCCGAGTGCGTTACTTCATCAGCAGTCTGCCCATGGGGATCAAACAATTTGCCCAAGCGACCCGGAACCATTGGGGTATTGAGAACAGTTGCCATTGGAGTTTAGATGTCACCTACCGAGAAGACGATTCACGAATTCGGCACGTCGATGCGCGGGAGAATTTCGCATGGTTGAATCGCTTCACGCTCTCACTGCTGAAACAACACCCGGGCAAAGGAAGTCTGGTCATGAAACGCCGATCCTGTGGCTGGAATTCCAAGTTCTTGCTCGAAGTACTTACAGCTGTAAGAAGTTAGTTGCCGCTGGTCCTGGGTGTCATACGCTCTCCACTTTCTGATTCAGCCCATTAGTGCACATAATCACATATGTGAAATGATCAATGCTTCCCCACTTTCCAAAAGTGTTTGTCGCTGCGCAGGTAAAGAGCTCCGCCCGTCGCCGCCGGTGTGCTCAGAATCGTCTCTTCGAACGGGTAACTATCAACCAGCACGGGATCCTCTTCGCCTGGTCGAACGACGTGGACCAGGCCATCCTCATTGACGCAGAAGAGCAGGCCGCCTGCGACCACTAGCGAGGAACTGAAGCCGCCTTTGAGGCGAATTTGATTCAGTATATTGCCTGTCTTCAACTCACCTGACGCGAGTATTGAGCCCCGGAGGGAGTAGATTTTTCCCTCATAGATCAGAGGACTGGCAGTCGAAGGATTGAGTCTTGATTGCTCCCATAATAGCTTGGGAGGCACGCCCTCATCCTGAAGTTCATAGGCAAACAGCTTATTTTCTCCAGGGACAAGCAGCAATCTTCCCTTTAGTGCGCAAGAGGCGAAGGGGTGCCATCGACCTTGGATCGCCCAGATTTCTTTCCCTGTGAGCGGTTCGTAAGCACTCAGCTTGTTATTTCCTTGAATCAAGGCAAGTGGCTCATTCAGTGATTTGCCCGGAATCGAAATCGGCGATGACCAGCTTAACTCGCGGGGGCGGGCTTGTTGCCAGCGATTTTTTCCGGTGGAGATATCAATACCTGCAGCGAAGGAGGTGTTCTGGTTCTCACACTGCACGATGATCGTAGAATTGATAATCAGCGGTGAGGATGCCAGCCCTCGCCCGTCGGTCGCGCCGGGGTTCTCTTCGTGAAGTGATCGTATCCATTGCAAGTTGCCCTCTAGGTCCAAACAGATCAAATCGTTCGTGGCGAAGAGGGCCACCAGGTACTTTCCGTCGCTCACCGGGGTCGGAGCGGCCGGACAGGTTTTGGAGTGCGTATCTGTCGGCCCAGTCGCCCAAACCGTCCGCTGCCAAAGCCTCTGACCGGTTTTTGTATCGTAGGCCAATACGTGCAGGTGGTTCTGCTTCTCCCCACTTGAGGCTGTCAGAAAAGCTTTATTGTCGACCAGTACTGGGCTAGATAGACCACGTCCGGGCAGGTCGGCCTTCCAGGCAACTTGTTGCTTCGGTCCAAATGGCAGAGGCACGGCATCGCCGGAACCGACTCCGGTCGAGTCGCTTCCTCGGAAATGAGTCCAATCCGCGGCCATACTGCTGAAGAGAACCGCACTCAGGCTGACGGTATAAACAAATCGACGCATGGGAATCCTCAGGCGGAGATCTTCTGTTCGAAGACGGTTAATTTTCTGGTCGTTTAGTGGAAAGAATCGCTACGCCATCGGCATCACAGACTCTTAACTGAAACCGCCAAAGCTTCGGTAATTGTGGTGGCGGCACATCCGTGCAGACCTTGAAGAGAAAAGTATTCTTCCCCTCACGCAGCCGTATTTTCGTTCGGTAGTGATCGAACTGCATCCCAGTGTAGGCATCAGCGCGATGCAAAGCGAGTTCCCCATTCACCCAAAGCTTGAAAACGGTGAAGCAGGCAATCCGAACTTCCACATCGCAGGCCGCCTTGGTCGTGAAATCTGTTGCTGCGTAGCCCACGGCCTGAAGGTGTTCCCCGAGACCATCGTTCAGGTCGATAATTCCGTTATCGTCCTTCGAAAGGTAATCCTTCCAGCGGACCTTGCCTTCTTTGCCGTCGTACTCCTCCTTAAAGTTCAGTGCCTTTTCAGGAGGGTAGCATTTGTCGACACCAGCCTGCTCGACATTAGGGAAAGGGCCGAGGAGTTTCCAATCGAGAAGGAAGCCGAGGTGTTTTGCCAGATCAATTGTCTGACCGAGATCTTTTAGCCGGGAATTCGATTTGTCGATTTGATCCTTCTCCCGTGCTGAAGCAAAAGCCAAACGGTAAATGGTCAGGGCTTCGGTTTTCTTCTCTGTGCGATATAGTTTCTCAGCTTCGTCGAGCAAGCGACTTATGGCCTCCCGTCGCAACTCGGGGCTGGGATCGTTTACCATCTTTGGCAGGAAGCGATCTCTGGCGGACTTGTCGAGCTGGCAGACGCAATCAAACACAAACCGCCTTGCCTGAGGATCATGTCGGGTGTCGACCAGAAACTTCTCTAGCGCTTTGATCGGCAACGGCTTCTTGTTTTTCTCAGCACGCTCCATGCAAGCATCGACGGCGGTTTGGATCCAATTGCGTGCCAACGGAGTTGCTCCATCCATCCCGGTGAGAAGTTGGGGCAATTGCTCGATCGGGGTTTGAGCTAGTATCATCCATGCTTCTGCAGCTTCCGGGCTTCCCTTTCCATTTGTGCCAACCTGGCGTATTGTCTGAATTGACGGTTTCAGATCTGGATCTTCATCGGATCGCAACCCGAAAACCATCATGACAGATACCGCGGTGATGAAAGTCCCGAATCGGAAGATCATCTTTTAGACCTCTGTTTAGGATCAGAAAAATGTCGAAGAGTTATTCTAGCACCGTCCAAAATCGCGAACTGGTCAGAGATACAAACACCACACATTTGGCTCTAGCGTTTGTCGCGACCGTTATTTAGAATATGGTTTGATATATCTTCTCGCCACGTAATGGATGTGGAACCAATTCTTAACGGGGGGGCAAAATGTATTTGATAAGAATTTGCCTTGTCTTAATTATTTCCAGTATTGTACCGGTTCTTGGATGGACGGTGCTCGAAAGGACTGATGCACTTGCTGCATCAGAACCTGGTTCAGACAATGATAAAGAAGTTTTGGAACAGGGGAAGGAGTTGTTCACTCGCGAATGGACTAGAGGGGATCGCCGAAGCCATGCGGGGGATGGATTGGGGCCAGTATATAACGCTCAATCATGTGTTGCCTGTCACCGGCTCGGAGGCACCGGAGGCGCGGGGACCAACGAAACGAATGTCAGTCTCGTTTCGGTCTTTGTAGGTGATGTAAATGGACCTTCGATTATAACAGGTATCCCGCCTGCGCCCCCTCCCTCTCTCGCCGATGCGCGGAATAAAGTCGCCGCGAACCGGGGTGGAAAAAAAATTGAAATTGAAATACCTTCGCAAAACGAGTTAGCCAAAATCCACCCGGCTTTACGTACGCAGACTTCCTTTCCCCTCCCTCGATTTGGTGTCTCTCCGGAATACGACGATTGGAAAGAATCCACTTTACCCAAAGAGATGACCGATCTCAATAGTTTTAACCCACTGAATTGGAAACGGGGTGTTATTAAATCCATTGGCTCTATTAAGTTGTCACTGATTGAATCCAAGCGGAACACGCCCCCACTTTTTGGTGTTGGGCTTATTGATGCAATTCCGAATAAGGTAATTGAAGAAGTTGCCGACGAACAAGCAAAAATAGCTGCTGCTGATGCACCTGCAATCTCGAAATCCCTTCGGGGCGACGAAATGCTGCATGTGAAGGGCCGTGTGTCGCGTTTGAAAGATGGGCAAATTGGCCGTTTCGGTTGGAAAGCGAGTGTTGCCAGCCTGCACGAGTTTACGCTCCAAGCCTGTTCCAACGAACTTGGTCTGGAAGTTCCCGGTTTTGCGCGGGCAATGCCGCCGTGGAAACCCGACTACAAAGCTCCGGGAATTGATCTAA
The genomic region above belongs to Telmatocola sphagniphila and contains:
- a CDS encoding PQQ-like beta-propeller repeat protein, which translates into the protein MRRFVYTVSLSAVLFSSMAADWTHFRGSDSTGVGSGDAVPLPFGPKQQVAWKADLPGRGLSSPVLVDNKAFLTASSGEKQNHLHVLAYDTKTGQRLWQRTVWATGPTDTHSKTCPAAPTPVSDGKYLVALFATNDLICLDLEGNLQWIRSLHEENPGATDGRGLASSPLIINSTIIVQCENQNTSFAAGIDISTGKNRWQQARPRELSWSSPISIPGKSLNEPLALIQGNNKLSAYEPLTGKEIWAIQGRWHPFASCALKGRLLLVPGENKLFAYELQDEGVPPKLLWEQSRLNPSTASPLIYEGKIYSLRGSILASGELKTGNILNQIRLKGGFSSSLVVAGGLLFCVNEDGLVHVVRPGEEDPVLVDSYPFEETILSTPAATGGALYLRSDKHFWKVGKH
- a CDS encoding di-heme oxidoredictase family protein, which encodes MYLIRICLVLIISSIVPVLGWTVLERTDALAASEPGSDNDKEVLEQGKELFTREWTRGDRRSHAGDGLGPVYNAQSCVACHRLGGTGGAGTNETNVSLVSVFVGDVNGPSIITGIPPAPPPSLADARNKVAANRGGKKIEIEIPSQNELAKIHPALRTQTSFPLPRFGVSPEYDDWKESTLPKEMTDLNSFNPLNWKRGVIKSIGSIKLSLIESKRNTPPLFGVGLIDAIPNKVIEEVADEQAKIAAADAPAISKSLRGDEMLHVKGRVSRLKDGQIGRFGWKASVASLHEFTLQACSNELGLEVPGFARAMPPWKPDYKAPGIDLTKEQCESLTRFVASLSKPRVRPAGSPEQVEAIQRGRQLFTTVGCAACHRPKLGAVEGIYSDLLLHDMGPSLSDLGSYTVLETEISDKEKSNRARAASELEWRTPPLWGLRDSAPYMHDGRASTIAEAVSLHGGEGTAAARSYKLLSEKEREQVGLFLQTLSAPQTSP
- a CDS encoding ISAs1 family transposase yields the protein MGRRGITIGEVLCHFEELEDLRSEINRKHPLESVIVIALLGVLSRASGPTGIATWANLNADFLQSLLHLPHGIPGKDVFRRVLCALKPEAFQQCFSNWIKTLRTAAAQATENDRPTLAVDGKTLRRSHDVQNGLGPLHSVSVWASEYGITLAQVATDEKSNEITAIPRILQLVDFKGAIVAIDALGTQKAIAERVVDGGGDFVLALKRNQEKLLDGVEDYLVEQMEKDFADVKARRRVAQETGHGRTETREYIQLEAPSTLPGLKHWKKLKTIGLVHLTSLRNGQETTRVRYFISSLPMGIKQFAQATRNHWGIENSCHWSLDVTYREDDSRIRHVDARENFAWLNRFTLSLLKQHPGKGSLVMKRRSCGWNSKFLLEVLTAVRS